Proteins from one Pecten maximus unplaced genomic scaffold, xPecMax1.1, whole genome shotgun sequence genomic window:
- the LOC117318729 gene encoding pistil-specific extensin-like protein yields MDIFTCILIWTIGGHAVSSQPLFTTNPLTRQHQMGPNLSGDKHRFSGRNALISSVRQPLIGPPFGPVDPSVQRNPPTRPPPPPMAPLISMLQNDLSKEKIRIPVANIQGPKATPSGPKDTGPDPKDALPAPLNTESGPKDSATGPVDAGQGPTDPIQVPTGSVKSSNVAVTEPPAAETTTTPVVEQTPEPTVMLIGCPDYASLYRRDRLVIMYNKNRCEMEVRLKRHRRTRVEQMSVRFRKRRQPRDRQKTSTDRPQQPVRCEEFPVTEQGSIKSIITRPQQCKLELSVELALVPTSRPSRNNRRGKRLQRRPVFTPIDL; encoded by the exons atggatattttCACCTGTATCCTTATATGGACCATAG GTGGGCATGCTGTTTCCTCCCAACCACTGTTCACTACGAATCCGTTGACAAGACAACATCAAATGGGACCTAATCTTTCGGGAGACAAGCATAGGTTTTCCGGGAGGAATGCTTTGATCAGTTCCGTGAGGCAACCGCTAATTGGACCACCCTTTGGTCCGGTAGACCCATCCGTTCAGCGCAATCCTCCTACTCGGCCTCCTCCGCCGCCTATGGCCCCCCTAATCTCCATGTTACAAAATGACCTATCAAAGGAGAAGATTCGCATCCCTGTAGCAAATATCCAAGGACCTAAGGCCACGCCATCTGGTCCTAAAGATACAGGACCAGATCCTAAGGATGCTTTACCTGCACCTCTGAATACAGAGTCAGGGCCTAAGGATTCGGCCACGGGGCCTGTGGATGCGGGCCAAGGACCTACGGATCCTATACAAGTACCGACCGGGtctgtaaaaagctcaaatgTTGCAGTGACCGAACCACCAGCAGCAGAAACGACGACCACTCCTGTTGTTGAGCAAACTCCCGAGCCGACTGTGATGCTGATAGGCTGTCCAGATTACGCGTCCTTATACAGGAGAGACAGACTCGTCATTATGTACAACAAAAATAGATGTGAAAT GGAGGTCAGACTGAAAAGACATAGAAGGACAAG AGTAGAACAAATGTCAGTGAGATTTAGAAAGCGAAGACAACCAAGGGACAGACAGAAAACAAGTACAGACAGACCACAGCAACCTGTCAGGTGTGAGGAATTCCCAGTAACTGAACAAGGAAGCATCAAATCTATCATCACCCGCCCACAACAGTGTAAACT AGAACTCTCCGTAGAACTGGCGTTAGTACCTACGTCACGACCTAGCAGAAACAACAGGAGGGGGAAAAG GCTACAGAGACGTCCAGTGTTTACGCCGATCGACTTGTAA